One window of the Streptomyces asoensis genome contains the following:
- a CDS encoding tetratricopeptide repeat protein, translating to MVIGRTTAGQAQAATASGHGHVIQISGSGNMVCASGAADPSPMLRLPAEPTHLAGREKEAEAVLALLAPSSRARAATVVSVLSGLPGIGKTALALHVAHRAMARGWFPGGAVFLHLRGYDPAGPVGAEEAVGTLARALCVDDAMTPDEQTGLCQAALNRLADEGRAVLLIADDASSAAQIERLVPARSEHRLLVTSRHLLTGPSLRARLIGLDELTPRGAADLIAEALRYARPDDPRPQREADALADLAGHCGHHPLALQIAASLLTTDAGRPIAALAADLADAHTRLDVLCYEDGGHTTAVQAAFRLSYRRLLPHHRQVFRQLALNPGPDISTGAAAALWGRSAARTRDALAALARAGLLAEQPVGSERWRMHDLLRVYAATLVESDSAKWRTAAFTRLLKHCQDLAHAANAHLHTYDDGPLPSGFRDRAHAVQWLEEERANLVALIVRAAATGHPRAVLDLQEKMRLFLLGRGSYAADAVTAAQLAVDCAREIGHPCCEATALYYLSEALPNSGRLPEAVEAATRSLDISRARGDRQRQVSALTNLGSSLRRAQRFEEAAEAHAESLALSQELGDQGCIGKALMGLADTLHDTHRYREAADVLTETVRHFSEMGDWHHEGLQLMRLGDTLFAMKQSTEAVDTYRRALVLYQERGDEHHQAIAMQHLWAVSDMSLEETVDNYERLVNICHKVCDRALEAVALNALGNRLQQLGRYDEAVTAHRGAAAIHEERDEESLLITVLDDLGIALRAAGRLTEAAEVHEREVALFRARGDRHKEAEALKRLATTLKCGRRRLEATEAHVRAVGIYHELEDTWCERRALSDLGLPVRDTPRADKAMALYTWVLANLPENDGLDQEIRILLALGAAQQRAGRITAALRSWASLTRIMQRLLDEGNEQAPKQYWGALKHLVKACLHLFRPLPIPMLSSCRTLEMLTRRSRGRSPSTARRKKSLPDA from the coding sequence GTGGTGATCGGTAGGACCACGGCCGGGCAGGCACAGGCCGCCACGGCATCCGGACACGGCCATGTCATCCAGATCAGCGGCAGCGGCAACATGGTCTGCGCGTCGGGCGCCGCGGACCCGTCGCCGATGCTGCGGCTCCCCGCGGAGCCGACGCACCTGGCCGGCCGGGAGAAGGAAGCCGAGGCCGTACTTGCGCTGCTCGCCCCCTCGTCCCGGGCGCGAGCCGCCACCGTCGTCTCGGTGCTGTCCGGACTGCCCGGCATCGGCAAGACCGCTCTGGCCCTCCATGTCGCCCACCGGGCCATGGCGCGGGGGTGGTTCCCCGGGGGCGCCGTCTTCCTTCACCTGCGGGGCTACGATCCGGCCGGGCCGGTCGGCGCGGAGGAGGCCGTCGGCACACTGGCGCGGGCGTTGTGCGTGGACGACGCGATGACACCGGACGAGCAGACGGGCCTCTGCCAGGCCGCGCTCAACCGGCTCGCCGACGAGGGCAGGGCGGTGCTGCTGATCGCCGACGACGCGTCCAGCGCCGCACAGATCGAACGCCTCGTCCCCGCCCGCTCGGAGCACCGACTGCTGGTGACCTCCCGTCACCTTCTCACCGGCCCCTCTCTGCGGGCTCGGCTGATCGGCTTGGACGAACTGACGCCACGCGGTGCCGCCGATCTGATCGCCGAGGCGCTGAGGTATGCCCGGCCCGACGATCCACGCCCGCAGCGGGAGGCCGACGCGCTCGCCGATCTCGCCGGACACTGCGGCCACCATCCGCTCGCCCTTCAGATCGCCGCTTCCCTGCTCACCACCGACGCGGGACGGCCGATCGCCGCGCTCGCCGCCGACCTGGCCGACGCCCACACCCGCCTCGACGTGCTGTGCTACGAAGACGGCGGGCATACGACGGCAGTCCAGGCGGCGTTCCGCCTCTCGTACCGACGGTTGCTTCCGCACCACCGCCAGGTGTTCCGGCAACTCGCGCTCAATCCCGGCCCGGACATCAGCACGGGCGCGGCGGCGGCACTCTGGGGACGGTCGGCGGCCCGGACCCGGGACGCCCTTGCCGCGCTCGCCCGGGCCGGACTGCTGGCGGAGCAGCCCGTGGGCTCGGAACGCTGGCGGATGCACGACCTCCTCCGCGTCTACGCGGCCACGCTGGTCGAAAGTGACAGCGCCAAGTGGCGGACCGCCGCCTTCACGCGCCTGTTGAAGCACTGTCAGGATCTCGCGCACGCGGCGAACGCACATCTGCACACCTATGACGACGGACCGTTGCCGAGTGGCTTCCGGGACCGTGCACACGCCGTGCAATGGCTGGAGGAAGAACGGGCCAACCTGGTGGCGCTCATCGTCCGGGCCGCGGCCACCGGACACCCGCGTGCGGTACTGGACCTCCAGGAGAAGATGCGTCTGTTCCTGCTGGGCCGGGGCAGTTACGCCGCCGACGCCGTGACCGCCGCGCAGCTGGCCGTCGACTGCGCCCGCGAGATCGGCCATCCCTGCTGTGAGGCCACCGCCCTGTACTACCTGAGCGAAGCCCTCCCCAACTCTGGACGGCTGCCGGAGGCGGTGGAGGCCGCCACCAGGAGTCTGGACATCAGCCGGGCACGCGGCGACCGGCAACGCCAGGTCTCGGCACTGACCAACCTCGGCTCCTCGCTCCGGCGGGCCCAGAGGTTCGAGGAAGCCGCCGAGGCCCATGCCGAGAGCCTGGCCCTCAGCCAGGAACTCGGCGACCAGGGCTGCATCGGCAAGGCGCTCATGGGCCTGGCCGACACACTTCATGACACGCACCGGTACAGGGAGGCCGCCGACGTGCTCACCGAGACCGTCCGGCACTTCTCCGAGATGGGCGACTGGCATCACGAGGGCCTCCAACTCATGCGCCTCGGAGACACGTTGTTCGCGATGAAACAGTCCACCGAAGCCGTCGACACGTACCGCCGCGCTCTCGTCCTCTACCAGGAGCGCGGCGACGAGCACCATCAGGCCATCGCCATGCAGCACCTGTGGGCGGTGAGCGACATGAGCCTGGAGGAGACGGTGGACAACTACGAGAGGCTCGTGAACATCTGCCACAAGGTGTGCGACCGCGCTCTGGAGGCCGTGGCGCTGAACGCCCTGGGCAACAGACTCCAGCAGCTCGGCCGGTACGACGAGGCCGTCACGGCCCACCGCGGGGCGGCGGCCATCCACGAGGAGCGCGACGAGGAAAGCCTGTTGATCACGGTGCTGGACGACCTCGGTATCGCACTGCGTGCGGCCGGCCGCCTCACCGAGGCCGCCGAGGTGCACGAGCGAGAGGTCGCGCTGTTCCGGGCCCGCGGTGACCGGCACAAGGAGGCCGAGGCACTGAAACGCCTCGCCACCACGCTGAAATGCGGGCGGCGCCGACTGGAGGCGACGGAAGCCCACGTCAGAGCGGTCGGCATCTACCACGAGCTGGAGGACACATGGTGCGAGAGGAGAGCACTGAGCGACCTGGGTCTACCCGTCCGGGACACACCACGAGCCGACAAGGCCATGGCCCTGTACACCTGGGTCCTGGCCAACCTGCCGGAGAACGACGGGCTCGACCAGGAAATCAGAATTCTCCTCGCCCTCGGAGCCGCGCAGCAGCGAGCGGGTCGCATCACCGCCGCTCTCCGGTCGTGGGCGAGCCTGACCAGAATCATGCAGAGACTGCTGGACGAGGGCAACGAGCAGGCGCCGAAGCAGTACTGGGGCGCCTTGAAGCACCTGGTGAAGGCTTGCCTCCACCTCTTCCGCCCCCTCCCGATCCCGATGCTCAGCAGCTGCCGTACGCTCGAAATGCTCACGCGCCGTTCCCGCGGCCGATCTCCCTCAACCGCTCGTCGCAAGAAGTCGCTTCCCGATGCGTAA
- a CDS encoding NAD(P)/FAD-dependent oxidoreductase gives MIDVLVAGGGPAGLAAAVHAALAGLEAVVVEPRTSPVDKACGEGVMPGGVAALRTLGVEVTGRALRGIRYLDGTARADAPFRGGNGLGVRRTTLHSALHQRALDLGVRMLPGKVGEVYQSTDTVTAAGITARWLIAADGLHSPVRRGLGLELPGRPHGRYGLRRHYRAEPWTDFVEVHWSRHGEAYVTPVDDDLVGVAILSRDRRGYDGHLAAFPTLTASLRGPAATRVRGAGPLRQRVRRRTAGRVLLVGDAAGYLDALTGEGIALALATAGAAVRCLADGRPDEYERAWVRLTRRHRLLTGALLAASRRPGTARLIVPAASRMPPLFAAAVHALQ, from the coding sequence GTGATCGACGTCCTGGTGGCCGGCGGCGGACCGGCCGGCCTGGCCGCCGCCGTCCACGCCGCGCTCGCCGGCCTGGAGGCCGTCGTCGTCGAGCCCCGGACCTCGCCCGTGGACAAGGCCTGCGGAGAAGGCGTCATGCCCGGCGGTGTAGCCGCGTTGCGCACACTGGGCGTCGAGGTCACCGGCCGCGCACTGCGAGGCATCCGCTACCTGGACGGCACCGCCCGCGCCGACGCGCCCTTCCGCGGCGGCAACGGGCTGGGAGTCCGCCGTACGACGCTGCACTCCGCGCTGCACCAGCGCGCCCTCGACCTCGGCGTGCGCATGCTGCCGGGCAAGGTGGGCGAGGTGTACCAGAGCACGGACACGGTCACCGCCGCGGGAATCACGGCCCGTTGGCTGATCGCCGCCGACGGCCTGCACTCCCCGGTGCGCCGTGGCCTGGGGCTGGAACTGCCGGGCCGCCCCCATGGTCGCTACGGACTGCGCCGGCACTACCGCGCCGAGCCGTGGACGGACTTCGTGGAGGTCCACTGGTCACGGCACGGCGAGGCCTATGTGACACCGGTCGACGACGACCTGGTGGGCGTCGCGATCCTCAGCCGTGACCGCCGCGGGTACGACGGGCACCTGGCCGCCTTCCCGACGCTCACCGCCTCGCTGCGCGGCCCGGCCGCGACTCGGGTACGCGGCGCCGGACCGCTGCGACAGCGGGTGCGGCGCAGAACCGCCGGCCGTGTCCTGCTCGTCGGCGACGCCGCAGGCTACCTGGACGCCCTCACCGGCGAGGGCATCGCCCTCGCGCTGGCGACGGCCGGGGCCGCCGTCCGCTGCCTGGCCGACGGCCGGCCGGACGAGTACGAGCGTGCCTGGGTGCGGCTGACCCGACGACACCGGCTGCTGACCGGGGCCCTGCTGGCCGCGAGCCGCCGTCCCGGCACCGCCCGCCTCATCGTCCCCGCTGCGTCCCGGATGCCCCCGCTGTTCGCAGCCGCGGTTCACGCCCTCCAGTAG
- a CDS encoding GNAT family N-acetyltransferase gives MRNTLLMNSGITPRGGPITIRRAVARDAKRLTRLVRGSRAYEGPYAPMVADYRVGPDYIETHRVFVAVAADEHHSPVLGFYSLVLAPPELDLLFVADGAQGRGIGRLLVAHMKSEARAAELDRVLVVSHPPAEGFYRSEGAVRTGTASANPPAVAWDRPEFEFLIPPEVATAHGNAFE, from the coding sequence ATGCGTAATACTCTCCTGATGAACTCAGGCATTACGCCCAGGGGTGGGCCGATCACGATACGCCGGGCCGTGGCGCGGGACGCCAAACGGCTCACGCGGCTCGTGCGCGGCTCACGCGCCTACGAAGGTCCGTACGCGCCCATGGTCGCGGACTACCGGGTGGGACCCGACTACATCGAGACCCACCGCGTCTTCGTGGCCGTCGCCGCCGACGAGCACCACAGCCCTGTCCTCGGGTTCTACTCGCTCGTCCTCGCCCCACCGGAGCTCGACCTGCTGTTCGTGGCCGACGGAGCACAGGGACGTGGCATCGGACGGCTGCTCGTGGCACACATGAAGTCCGAGGCCCGCGCCGCCGAGCTCGACCGCGTCCTGGTGGTGTCGCATCCTCCCGCCGAGGGCTTCTACCGCAGCGAGGGTGCGGTACGTACCGGGACCGCCTCCGCGAACCCGCCGGCCGTGGCATGGGACCGCCCCGAGTTCGAGTTCCTCATTCCGCCCGAGGTGGCGACGGCGCACGGTAACGCATTCGAGTGA
- a CDS encoding sensor histidine kinase, protein MRARLTTGLVVLLAVSCAAVGVAAVVELNGFLTGRLDQQLRDAGERFPASLEHGGTLPSDHDGDGDGDKDGDGDGDTRRQTVGTFGARLVGDTVTNAAVVGSGAGTGAGAGAGALDVALDAADRRTLASVPTDGRGHTIDLSALDDYRVMAVQGRDGDVLITGLPTESVEATVHRLELVAAVVFGAALVVAGFAGALWVRWSLRPLSRVAATATKVSRLPLSSGEVGLWPRAPEADPRSEVGRVADAFNTMLGHVEDALTKRHASEERLRSFAADASHELRTPVASIRGHAELALLHPGPVPQKVARALERIEAEAARMGEMVDDLLLLARLDAGRPLERLPVDLTRLVLDAVTDAQAAGPGHRWTLELSEEPVTVTGDAHRLHQVLANLLANARLHTPVGSTITISLETDDGMAVLKVHDDGPGVAADVQPRVFERFTHGDRRRTEGVESGTGTGLGLSIVAAVAEAHGGGVALESAPGSTTFTVRVPAAKG, encoded by the coding sequence TTGCGGGCGCGGCTCACCACCGGCCTCGTCGTGCTGCTCGCGGTCAGCTGCGCGGCCGTCGGGGTGGCGGCGGTGGTGGAGCTGAACGGCTTTCTGACCGGCCGCCTCGACCAGCAGCTGCGCGACGCGGGCGAACGGTTCCCGGCGAGCCTGGAGCACGGCGGGACGCTGCCCTCCGATCACGACGGCGACGGTGACGGCGACAAGGACGGTGACGGGGATGGCGACACCCGCCGGCAGACCGTCGGCACCTTCGGAGCCCGGCTCGTCGGCGACACGGTCACGAACGCCGCGGTGGTGGGCTCCGGCGCGGGCACGGGCGCGGGCGCGGGCGCGGGCGCGCTGGACGTTGCGCTCGACGCCGCGGACAGGAGAACGCTCGCCTCGGTGCCGACGGACGGCAGAGGGCACACGATCGATCTCTCCGCGCTGGACGACTACCGCGTGATGGCGGTCCAGGGCAGAGACGGCGATGTTTTGATCACCGGGCTGCCCACGGAATCCGTCGAGGCCACCGTCCACCGGCTGGAACTGGTCGCCGCAGTCGTCTTCGGCGCCGCGCTGGTCGTGGCCGGCTTCGCGGGAGCGCTCTGGGTGCGCTGGTCGCTGCGACCGCTCAGCAGGGTGGCCGCGACCGCCACGAAGGTCAGTCGGCTACCGCTCTCCAGCGGCGAGGTGGGTCTCTGGCCGCGCGCGCCCGAGGCCGACCCGCGCAGCGAGGTCGGACGGGTCGCCGACGCCTTCAACACGATGCTCGGCCACGTCGAGGACGCGCTGACCAAACGGCACGCGAGCGAAGAGCGGCTGCGCAGTTTCGCCGCCGACGCCAGCCACGAGCTGCGCACGCCGGTGGCGTCGATCCGCGGCCACGCGGAACTGGCACTGCTCCACCCCGGTCCGGTGCCACAGAAGGTGGCGCGGGCCCTGGAACGCATCGAGGCGGAAGCGGCCCGCATGGGCGAGATGGTCGACGACCTGCTGCTGCTCGCCCGCCTCGACGCGGGCCGTCCCCTGGAGCGCCTTCCCGTCGACCTGACCCGTCTGGTCCTGGACGCGGTGACGGACGCGCAGGCCGCGGGCCCCGGACACCGCTGGACGCTGGAGCTTTCCGAGGAGCCGGTGACGGTGACGGGTGACGCCCACCGGCTCCATCAGGTGCTGGCCAACCTGCTGGCCAACGCCCGCCTCCACACACCCGTCGGCAGCACGATCACCATCTCGCTGGAGACCGACGACGGCATGGCGGTGCTCAAGGTCCACGACGACGGCCCCGGCGTCGCCGCGGACGTCCAGCCCAGGGTCTTCGAACGCTTCACACACGGGGACCGCCGCCGCACGGAGGGCGTGGAGAGCGGCACGGGCACCGGCCTCGGCCTGTCGATCGTGGCGGCGGTGGCAGAGGCCCACGGTGGCGGCGTCGCCCTCGAAAGCGCTCCCGGCTCGACCACCTTCACGGTACGGGTCCCCGCCGCCAAGGGGTGA